One window of Pseudocalidococcus azoricus BACA0444 genomic DNA carries:
- the kdpC gene encoding K(+)-transporting ATPase subunit C, with product MRDLVIAIRSSIVLWVLTALIYPLVILVIAQVGFPFQANGSLLTNSSQQVIGSALIGQSFTSERYFWGRPSVVNYSENKEANPTGVSGASNLAPSNPELLKRIKPEIDRFQKAGVKPTADLVYSSGSGLDPHISIAAAQAQVNRVAQARNLSSDQLNTLIEKHTDGRFLGIFGEPGVNVLQLNLALDQL from the coding sequence ATGCGTGATTTAGTCATTGCAATTCGCAGTTCTATTGTTCTATGGGTTCTAACTGCTTTAATTTACCCTTTAGTAATTTTAGTCATTGCCCAAGTTGGATTTCCCTTCCAGGCCAATGGCAGTCTGCTCACTAACTCAAGTCAACAAGTCATCGGTTCAGCTTTAATTGGACAATCATTTACTTCAGAGCGGTATTTTTGGGGACGACCCAGCGTGGTGAATTATAGTGAAAACAAAGAGGCAAATCCCACAGGTGTATCAGGGGCCAGTAATTTAGCACCGAGCAATCCTGAATTATTAAAGCGGATTAAACCGGAGATTGATCGTTTCCAAAAAGCCGGAGTTAAACCCACCGCCGATTTAGTCTATAGTTCCGGTTCTGGGTTAGACCCCCATATTTCTATCGCCGCTGCCCAGGCCCAGGTAAATCGTGTGGCCCAGGCCCGAAACCTCTCTTCCGATCAACTAAACACTTTAATTGAAAAACATACAGACGGACGATTTTTAGGTATTTTTGGTGAACCAGGTGTCAATGTTCTGCAACTTAATCTTGCCTTGGATCAACTTTAG